GTTCGTGAACATCACGCTGGATCCGAAGGGGACGACGTGGTCGGGCATGGGCATTTCGCAGGATTGCACCTTTGCGACCTGCCTGGGGTTTGTGGGCACGGGCGGCGGAACGGCGAAGACGATCTACAACGTCCAGCTGGATCCGGGCAGCTACTACATCATGGTCGACACCTGGCCGACCCCCGACTGTATCCCCGAACTCGACATCATCTTCGAGGAAGCGCCGCCGCCCAATCCGGGCGACAACTGCGCAAACCCGGTGAAGGTTGATATCCCGGTTCTGCCGTTTGTGGACACCAACACCACCTGCGGCCGCATCAACGACTACGCCAACACCTGCCTCGGGTCGTATGACGGCGGTGAGGACATCATCTATGAGATCACCGCGCTGGCTGATGTCACGGTGAACATCGCGATGGATCCGCAGGGCACGACCTACACCGGTTTCGCCCTGGCGGGCGACTGCGCGTTCACGACCTGCATCGGGTTCGTCACCGGTTCGGCCACGACGGTCAAGCGCCTGACCTGCGTCAATCTGACGGCGGGTTCGACGTACTACCTGATCGTCGACACCTGGCCGTCGCCCAACTGTATCCCGTCGTTCATTCTGACAATCACCGACACGACGTGCGCGGCGATCGAGAATGACCTGTGCGAGGATGCCACCGAGGTGGGCGAGGTGACCGACCTGCCGTTCTCGACCGTGGGGACATCGCACGATGGTCCGACGGGCTGTATGACGTCGCCGAACATCTGGTTCGCCTACAAGCCGTCGGCGGCCGGTCTTGCCACGATCAGCCTCTGCGGGTCGGAATACGACACGAGGCTGGGGGTCTACACCGGCACGTGCGGTGCGCTGACACAGATCGGATGCGACGACGATGCTTGCGATCCGGGTCTGCAGTCGGTCCTCTACGACATACCGGTGGATCCGGCCATGACCTACTACGTCGAGGTCGGCGGTTATTCGACGAATGTCGGCAACGGCATTCTGAACATCACGCTGGCTCCGCCCTGCGAATTCACCTGCACGGGCGGCACGCCGGAAGGTGAGGACTGCATTGAGGACTACGCCGACGATGTAACCAACGGCGGGTGCAATATGGATGTGCCGGTGTTCGGATCGATCGGTCCGAACGAGAAGATCTGCGGCACGTTCAGCACGTACACGCCCGACGGGTCGGCGCAGTACCGCGACACCGACTGGTACATCCTGTCGCTGGATGACTGGTACAGCGTGACGCTGAGCATCGAGACGAACTTCGATGCGGTGTTCGGCTGGATCGAGCAGATCACGCCGGGCATTGCCTCGTGCGACAACATCACCGGGTACATTGCGCCGTACCTCGCGGTGGGCGATTGCGAGCCGAGCGCTCTTGAGCCGCTCACGCTCGCCCCCGGCGATTACCTCATCTTCGTCTCCGGCCAGACGTACACCGGCTTCCCGTGCTCGATGGGTCCGTGGGAGTACGCGCTGACGGCGACCTCCGTGCCGGCCGAGCCGACTCCGTGCGCGGCCAGCGGCGGATGCGATGAGTACATCTCGCAGGTGCAGATCGGGACGATCGACAATTCGTCCGATTGCACCGAGTACGGCGACTACACCGCCATCTCGACCGACGTCGAAGTGGGCGGCAGCTACGCGATCACCGTCACCAACGGCAGCGGGTACTCGTCCGACCAGTGCGGCGTCTGGATCGACTGGAACGACGACGTGGTCTTTGACGCCTCCGAGATGGTCACTCTGGATGTTTCCACCGGCGTCGGTCCGTACACCGGCACGGTGGTGGTTCCGGAAGGGGCCGTTGAGGGCGGTGTGACGATGCGTGTCCGCATCATGTACACCGGGACGCTCGCGCCGTGTGGGACGACGAGCTATGGCGAGGTCGAGGACTACACGCTGAACGTCGGCGGCGCTGCGCCGACATTCATGGTGGCGCCAGACCCGATTCTCGTGCTCGAGAAATTCGCGTTGAACCCGACCTGGGGCGACGTGTACATCGGCGACGGTGCGCTTCCGGACGGCGCCGCGGCCGCCATGGAGAACATCACCGTGGCGCTCGGCGGCTGCCCGGTCACGGTTGGCGTGACGCAGGTTATTCCGGGCGGTGTCGGCGAAATCCCGGGCGACGTCATGGACGTGAAGTTCTCGCTGAAGGAGTATGTCCTCTGCGAGGAGGCGCGCCAGGGCGGCCTGATCTGGGACGACATCGACTCGTTCTTTGACGTGTTCTACGAGATCGACGGGGTGCCGGGAACGTTGAACCTGCAGGTTGTTGTGCGGGGACACCGGTCGGGCGACCTGAATCTCGACGGCAACGTCAATGTGACTGACCTGACGATGTTCGTTTCGTACCTGTTCCGCGGCGGCGACGCTCCGCTGGAGCCGGCCGTGGCGAACGTCGATGCTTCACCGAATCAGACCCCGAACGTGGCTGATCTGACCTACATGATCGGCTACATGTTCCGCGGCGGTCCGATGTTGAAGCACCAGTAAGACTTGTCGCGTAAAGCGCGAGTCACAACCCGCCGGCGTCAGGCCGGCGGGTTTTTTCTTGGCAGCCCCGGGGCGGCCTCACCCGCCCGCTGGCACCGCGGGCAGAAGTGGGCCGACCGGGCGCCGATCTTCCGCCGCACAATCGCCGCCCCGCACCGCCCGCACGGTTTCCCCTCGCGCCCGTAGACCTGGAGGCGGCTCTGGAAGCGGCCGGGCCGGCCGTTCACCCCGGAGTAGCTGTCCACCGAGGTACCCATGAGGTGGATGGCGCGGCGCAGGAGCCGCACGATGTGGGTGTGAAGCTCGCGCAGTTTGCGCCGCGACACGGCGGTGGTCAGGCGGAGCGGGTGGAGGCGGGCGGCGTAGAGCGCCTCGTCGGCGTAGATGTTGCCGATCCCGGCGAGGAACGACTGGTCGAGGAGGGCGGCTTTGATCCGGCGGGGGCGGCGGCGGCAGAGGGCGGCGAAGTCGTCCGCCGACAGCGCCGACGGCTCGGGGCCGAGCGCGCGCAGTCCCT
This genomic stretch from Candidatus Zixiibacteriota bacterium harbors:
- a CDS encoding choice-of-anchor J domain-containing protein gives rise to the protein MIKWGKYSPVFVALVAVLVLGAVALSGIGNPRDLDKERRAADPVNLKAAINAARPAALDPFEVEKAQMEADLTAREAAESAAMDQAKGEEPVRPTRPSRESDRNRMAGPNTILRPAVNYEPRTIFLQEDFETEIFPPTGWDSINTDPGYGWFLGTYSGGGTQCALVTWHAAGYQQDEWLITPMMDVSGAGSLLRLEFDMLKGYDYPHDFKVYVSFDGTAFTEIWDSYDVAYPTFTWYGVTVDLSAYAGGAPIWLGFQYYGMDADLFGLDNVVVTDDAPPAGRCCYGEPTAPNCQDVTEVECTALGGNWSAGLNCTDNPCPVAGPNDNCAEVTPMTLPYTFMGNNEAATFDDYCQYFGDYPNVWIAFTITECSDITISYCNTASGWLNGWLNLVTDCACPEGSLISGATYDFGCPNGNANIYFSHLAAGTYYYPIMLDPTNGAIGDYVVDVTAEACPPVTPGDNCEDPFVVALSSADLPYTVAGQYTCGRINDYDATVCMGYYDGGEDLIVRVDVADAMFVNITLDPKGTTWSGMGISQDCTFATCLGFVGTGGGTAKTIYNVQLDPGSYYIMVDTWPTPDCIPELDIIFEEAPPPNPGDNCANPVKVDIPVLPFVDTNTTCGRINDYANTCLGSYDGGEDIIYEITALADVTVNIAMDPQGTTYTGFALAGDCAFTTCIGFVTGSATTVKRLTCVNLTAGSTYYLIVDTWPSPNCIPSFILTITDTTCAAIENDLCEDATEVGEVTDLPFSTVGTSHDGPTGCMTSPNIWFAYKPSAAGLATISLCGSEYDTRLGVYTGTCGALTQIGCDDDACDPGLQSVLYDIPVDPAMTYYVEVGGYSTNVGNGILNITLAPPCEFTCTGGTPEGEDCIEDYADDVTNGGCNMDVPVFGSIGPNEKICGTFSTYTPDGSAQYRDTDWYILSLDDWYSVTLSIETNFDAVFGWIEQITPGIASCDNITGYIAPYLAVGDCEPSALEPLTLAPGDYLIFVSGQTYTGFPCSMGPWEYALTATSVPAEPTPCAASGGCDEYISQVQIGTIDNSSDCTEYGDYTAISTDVEVGGSYAITVTNGSGYSSDQCGVWIDWNDDVVFDASEMVTLDVSTGVGPYTGTVVVPEGAVEGGVTMRVRIMYTGTLAPCGTTSYGEVEDYTLNVGGAAPTFMVAPDPILVLEKFALNPTWGDVYIGDGALPDGAAAAMENITVALGGCPVTVGVTQVIPGGVGEIPGDVMDVKFSLKEYVLCEEARQGGLIWDDIDSFFDVFYEIDGVPGTLNLQVVVRGHRSGDLNLDGNVNVTDLTMFVSYLFRGGDAPLEPAVANVDASPNQTPNVADLTYMIGYMFRGGPMLKHQ
- the mutM gene encoding DNA-formamidopyrimidine glycosylase, whose protein sequence is MPELPEVEVVCRGLRRVVVGRTIGRVTVRAPKSSVTVSPSLGARFLDEALRGRRIESVDRRGKNILIRLAGRRTLWVHLKMTGRFLWLPRTEPIAAHDLVIVDFLPEAGADDGHHLRFNDYRRFGRWRLYPDDELDLQEGLRALGPEPSALSADDFAALCRRRPRRIKAALLDQSFLAGIGNIYADEALYAARLHPLRLTTAVSRRKLRELHTHIVRLLRRAIHLMGTSVDSYSGVNGRPGRFQSRLQVYGREGKPCGRCGAAIVRRKIGARSAHFCPRCQRAGEAAPGLPRKNPPA